The Tachyglossus aculeatus isolate mTacAcu1 chromosome 22, mTacAcu1.pri, whole genome shotgun sequence genome window below encodes:
- the LOC119943885 gene encoding olfactory receptor 9I1-like — MAENGTEGTEFLLTGFPEWPELQRVLFWVFLVFYLLTLGGNLGIVGLIQVDTLLQTPMYFFLGHLSLLDACYSSVVVPQMLVALRSGSTSVTSGQCAAQFFLFTLCASTECCLLAVMAYDRYVAVCHPLLYVTIVTPRACWGLVSGVYAGALVISIICTGCAFSLSFCKSHCLDFFFCDLPPLLKLSCTETKARELVMFVVSLSVITTSVTVILVSYLFIIKAILCIRSAGRRAKTFSTCGSHVTAVALFFGTLASMYLKGDMGQALEVGKVVSVFYTVVIPMLNPMIYSLRNKEVKEALSRVLNRTKITQGP, encoded by the coding sequence ATGGCTGAGAATGGCACTGAAGGGACCGAGTTTCTCCTAACGGGTTTCCCCGAGTGGCCGGAACTGCAGAGGGTTCTCTTCTGGGTATTCCTGGTCTtttacctcctcaccctgggaggCAACCTGGGCATAGTCGGGCTCATTCAGGTGGACACCCTTCTTcagacacccatgtacttcttcctcggccacctctccctcctggacGCCTGTTACTCTTCGGTCGTCGTCCCTCAGATGCTGGTGGCCCTGAGGTCCGGCAGCACGTCAGTCACATCTGGGCAATGTGCAGCCCAGTTCTTCCTCTTCACGCTGTGCGCCAGCACTGAGTGCTGCCTCCTCGCAGTCatggcctacgaccgctacgtggccgtgTGCCACCCCCTCCTCTATGTCACCATCGTGACCCCCCGGGCCTGCTGGGGGCTTGTGTCTGGGGTTTACGCGGGGGCACTGGTCATCAGCATAATCTGCACAGGCtgtgccttttctctttccttctgtaAGTCTCACTGCTTGGACTTCTTCTTCTGTGACCTCCCGCCCTTGCTGAAGCTGTCGTGCACTGAAACCAAGGCCCGGGAGCTGGTCATGTTCGTCGTATCGCTCTCTGTCATCACGACCAGCGTGACGGTGATCCTGGTCTCCTACTTGTTCATCATCAAGGCCATCTTGTGCATCCGTTCGGCTGGCAGAAGGGCCAAGACCTTCTCTACCTGTGGCTCTCACGTGACCGCCGTGGCTCTGTTCTTTGGGACTCTCGCCTCCATGTACCTGAAAGGCGATATGGGCCAGGCCCTCGAGGTAGGCAAGGTGgtatctgtgttctacaccgtggtcatccccatgctgaaccccatgatctacagcctgaggaacaaagaggtgaaggAGGCCTTGAGTAGAGTTCTCAACAGGACCAAGATCACGCAAGGGCCATGA